From the genome of Neodiprion pinetum isolate iyNeoPine1 chromosome 3, iyNeoPine1.2, whole genome shotgun sequence, one region includes:
- the LOC138190582 gene encoding uncharacterized protein, with product MYKRVCRGAAYDEEDDEDELTDSDADTLVIDPERCIDDIVGDDAREFEHNLAGEHHLESSSSSSDVEDEEEEEEEEEEAEVEEEEEEWEAEVEGVWNGGDGDETRIGFGLLLDEIDQIRQMLGDIDRADDDGYYSDEDCDDDDEWSIVDWGEDEEAEEEIIIGFSEATHVENGDDDDDVSEQDNDNDFMDYFEE from the exons ATGTATAAGCGGGTGTGCAGAGGGGCGGCTTatgatgaggaggatgatgaGGATGAATTGACTGATAGTGATGCTGATACGCTAGTTATCGACCCCGAGCGATGTATTGACGATATTGTTGGTGATGATGCTCGCGAGTTTGAACATAATTTGGCTGGCGAGCATCATCTagaatcatcatcatcatcgagtgatgtggaggatgaggaggaggaggaggaggaggaggaggaagcggaggtggaggaggaggaggaggagtggGAGGCGGAGGTGGAGGGTGTTTGGAATGGCGGTGATGGTGATGAAACACGCATCGGATTCGGTTTACTTCTGGATGAGATTGATCAAATCCGTCAAATGCTGGGAGACATCGACAGGGCTGACGATGATGGTTATTATTCGGACGAGGATTG tgatgatgacgatgagtGGTCGATCGTTGATTGGGGCGAGGACGAGGAGGCTGAGGAAGAGATAATCATAGGCTTTTCCGAAGCAACAC atgtcgaaaatggcgatgatgatgatgatgttaGCGAACAggataacgataatgattttatggattatttcgaggaataa
- the LOC124214077 gene encoding L-threonine ammonia-lyase-like produces the protein MRDLNKLPSQPLNLFASNGVNKSYSSTSNISVSSISTGDESVFDPYCVEGNPQKITCEDVTSAAFKIKSGIINTPCARSRLSDSMGMELYLKKDFLQTTGSFKERGARYALLMLSDEQKRNGVISASLGNHALALCYHGAKLGIPVTVVMPAVAPIMKIAACKQHGATVVVQGSDMGEAKQNAMQIGKEKGLVYINGYDHPHIMAGQGTLGLEVVEQVPDIDAVVVPVGGGGLIAGVALAIKTLHPHVKVIGVESHRCASFTAARAAGRPTYTPIESTLADGLAVPMVGYNAFVTADPLIDKLVVVKEEWIAIAILKLVENEKCIVEGAGATGLAAILAGQLDELKGKRVVLPLCGGNIDTTILGRCLERGLAAEGRLLKFTVTVSDRPGGISELCKMVADIGVSIKDIMHERAWIMSDIFSVEVKVVCETRDAHHARQLQEMLYKNYRRVVFGNSSEFSNGDDQSFTGC, from the exons ATGAGGGATTTGAATAAGCTTCCAAGTCAGCCTCTTAACTTGTTTGCTTCAAATGGAGTTAACAAGAGTTACTCGAGCACTAGCAACATTTCCGTCTCCTCGATTTCTACG GGAGATGAGTCAGTCTTTGACCCTTACTGCGTCGAGGGAAATCCGCAAAAAATCACCTGCGAAGACGTGACCTCAGCCGCGTTCAAAATCAAGTCGGGGATAATCAACACACCATGTGCG AGATCCCGGCTGTCGGACTCCATGGGCATGGAGCTGTACCTGAAGAAGGACTTCCTGCAAACCACGGGAAGCTTCAAGGAGCGAGGCGCTCGCTACGCTTTGCTGATGCTCTCCGACGAGCAGAAACGTAACGGAGTGATATCGGCCTCCCTGGGCAACCATGCCTTGGCACTTTGCTACCATGGGGCAAAACTTGGAATACCGGTGACAGTCGTGATGCCGGCTGTGGCGCCGATCATGAAAATCGCAGCGTGCAAACAGCACGGCGCAACGGTCGTCGTCCAGGGTTCGGACATGGGTGAGGCCAAGCAGAACGCCATGCAGATCGGCAAGGAAAAGGGCCTCGTCTACATCAACGG CTACGATCATCCGCACATCATGGCCGGTCAAGGAACATTGGGATTGGAGGTCGTGGAGCAGGTTCCAGATATCGATGCCGTTGTCGTTCCCGTCGGAGGAGGAGGTCTCATCGCCGGTGTTGCACTGGCGATAAAAACCCTGCATCCGCATGTGAAAGTTATA GGCGTCGAGTCCCACAGGTGCGCAAGTTTCACGGCAGCCCGGGCAGCCGGTCGTCCAACTTACACACCAATCGAATCGACTCTAGCCGATGGTCTGGCCGTTCCTATGGTTGGCTACAACGCCTTCGTTACTGCCGATCCGCTGATTGACAAGCTAGTCGTCGTCAAGGAGGAGTGGATCGCCATAGCGATCTTGAAGTTGGTCGAAAATGAGAAGTGCATAGTCGAGGGTGCCGGAGCTACGGGATTGGCCGCCATTCTCGCAGGACAGCTCGACGAACTGAAAGGAAAAAG AGTGGTCCTTCCCCTCTGCGGTGGCAACATAGATACGACGATCCTGGGTAGGTGCCTGGAGCGCGGACTTGCCGCCGAGGGTCGCCTCCTCAAGTTCACAGTGACGGTGTCCGACCGTCCAGGAGGGATCTCCGAGCTCTGCAAGATGGTCGCCGACATCGGGGTGTCCATAAAAGACATCATGCACGAGCGGGCCTGGATCATGTCGGACATATTCAGCGTCGAGGTCAAGGTCGTATGCGAGACCAGGGACGCCCATCACGCCCGACAGCTACAGGAAATGCTCTACAAGAACTACAGGAGGGTTGTTTTTGGCAACAGTTCCGAATTTTCAAACGGTGACGATCAATCCTTCACAGGGTGCTAG